One Gadus morhua chromosome 13, gadMor3.0, whole genome shotgun sequence genomic window carries:
- the LOC115557256 gene encoding methyltransferase-like protein 7A, whose translation MEVFMKLCKILCLMLTLPLWILEQLGLYGLYKRVFPFLAYNITFSYNDKMHKVKRNLFRNIHNFTNKDHTLRLLEIGCGSGANFPFYPGGCTVTCTDPNPHFERYLRRSMEANTHLTYEAFLVMSGEDMTGVADQSMDVVVCTLVLCSVRDVRRVLEETQRILRPGGAFYFMEHVASARGSWTFFFQYALQPAWYYLGDGCVTTRETWKDLEAAGFSSLHLSHVEAPQVTYTIRPHVLGWAVK comes from the exons ATGGAGGTTTTTATGAAACTATGCAAAATCCTTTGTTTAATGCTCACGTTGCCGCTGTGGATACTGGAGCAGCTCGGCTTGTACGGTTTATACAAACGGGTGTTTCCTTTCCTCGCCTACAACATAACATTTTCATACAATGACAAAATGCACAAAGTGAAGCGAAACCTTTTCCGTAACATCCACAACTTCACCAATAAGGACCACACTCTACGACTGCTGGAGATCGGCTGTGGGAGCGGGGCAAACTTCCCCTTCTATCCGGGGGGCTGCACCGTGACCTGCACCGACCCCAACCCGCACTTTGAGCGGTACTTGAGGAGGAGCATGGAGGCGAACACGCACCTGACATACGAGGCGTTCTTAGTCATGTCCGGTGAGGACATGACGGGGGTCGCCGACCAGAGCATGGACGTTGTGGTCTGCACGCTGGTCCTCTGCTCGGTCCGGGACGTCCGACGGGTCCTGGAGGAGACGCAACGCATCCTCAGACCG GGCGGGGCCTTCTACTTCATGGAGCACGTGGCCTCGGCCCGCGGGTCGTGGACCTTCTTCTTCCAGTACGCACTGCAGCCGGCCTGGTACTACCTGGGGGACGGCTGTGTGACCACCAGGGAGACGTGGAAGGACCTGGAGGCCGCCGGCTTCTCCTCGCTCCACCTCTCACACGTGGAGGCCCCGCAGGTCACCTACACCATCAGGCCGCACGTCCTGGGCTGGGCCGTCAAGTGA
- the atf1 gene encoding cyclic AMP-dependent transcription factor ATF-1 isoform X1: MEEQASNGTESLTMTVPTTLTASQISQIAQQMSLGNTPVTVVQLPGGQFQVQGVIQSAQSSVIQSPQAQNAQGSDSDDSDSDDSETAGQRTREVLARRPSYRKILNDLSGEEVGKETSTTVTGIMPSSTPIYQTSSGQYITIAANGTIQLANPGSDGLQGLQALTMTTAASAQQGTTILQYAQTSDGQQILVPSNQVVVQGVQDMLYCAGGEMQTYQIHTPAQSSLGQTVVMSSPVSMSSHTKSDDPTMKREIRLAKNREAARECRRKKKEYVKCLENRVAVLENQNKTLIEELKTLKDLYCVKTG; the protein is encoded by the exons ATGGAGGAGCAGGCCAGCAACGGGACGGAATCGCTGACCATGACGGTCCCAACGACCCTCACAGCCTCGCAGATCTCCCAGATAGCCCAGCAG ATGTCCCTGGGTAACACCCCTGTGACGGTGGTGCAGCTACCGGGAGGGCAGTTCCAGGTTCAGGGTGTGATCCAGTCGGCCCAGTCCTCCGTCATCCAGTCTCCCCAGGCCCAGAATGCACAG GGCTCTGACTCTGACGACTCGGACTCTGACGACAGCGAGACTGCAGGCCAGAGGACCCGAGAGGTCCTGGCCCGGCGGCCATCTTACAGGAAGATCCTGAATGACCTgtcgggggaggaggtggggaaggAGACCTCCACCACGGTGACGGGCATCATGCCCTCGTCCACGCCCATCTACCAGACCAGCTCCGGACAGTACA TAACCATCGCCGCCAACGGCACGATCCAGCTGGCGAACCCCGGCTCCGACGGTCTCCAGGGCCTGCAGGCGCTCACCATGACCACGGCGGCCTCGGCCCAGCAGGGGACCACCATCCTGCAGTACGCCCAGACCTCCGATGGCCAACAGATACTGGTGCCTAGCAACCAGGTGGTCGTACAAGGTGTGCAAGACATGTTGTATT GCGCCGGAGGAGAGATGCAGACGTACCAGATCCACACCCCCGCCCAGAGCTCCCTGGGCCAGACGGTGGTGATGAGCTCCCCGGTCAGCATGTCGTCCCACACCAAGAGCGACGACCCCACCATGAAGAGGGAGATACGGCTCGCAAAAAACAG AGAGGCCGCACGGGAATGCCGGCGCAAGAAAAAGGAATACGTGAAATGTCTGGAAAACCGCGTGGCGGTTCTGGAGAACCAGAACAAGACTCTGATCGAGGAACTGAAAACATTAAAGGACCTGTATTGTGTGAAGACAGGATAG
- the atf1 gene encoding cyclic AMP-dependent transcription factor ATF-1 isoform X2 — translation MEEQASNGTESLTMTVPTTLTASQISQIAQQMSLGNTPVTVVQLPGGQFQVQGVIQSAQSSVIQSPQAQNAQGSDSDDSDSDDSETAGQRTREVLARRPSYRKILNDLSGEEVGKETSTTVTGIMPSSTPIYQTSSGQYITIAANGTIQLANPGSDGLQGLQALTMTTAASAQQGTTILQYAQTSDGQQILVPSNQVVVQGAGGEMQTYQIHTPAQSSLGQTVVMSSPVSMSSHTKSDDPTMKREIRLAKNREAARECRRKKKEYVKCLENRVAVLENQNKTLIEELKTLKDLYCVKTG, via the exons ATGGAGGAGCAGGCCAGCAACGGGACGGAATCGCTGACCATGACGGTCCCAACGACCCTCACAGCCTCGCAGATCTCCCAGATAGCCCAGCAG ATGTCCCTGGGTAACACCCCTGTGACGGTGGTGCAGCTACCGGGAGGGCAGTTCCAGGTTCAGGGTGTGATCCAGTCGGCCCAGTCCTCCGTCATCCAGTCTCCCCAGGCCCAGAATGCACAG GGCTCTGACTCTGACGACTCGGACTCTGACGACAGCGAGACTGCAGGCCAGAGGACCCGAGAGGTCCTGGCCCGGCGGCCATCTTACAGGAAGATCCTGAATGACCTgtcgggggaggaggtggggaaggAGACCTCCACCACGGTGACGGGCATCATGCCCTCGTCCACGCCCATCTACCAGACCAGCTCCGGACAGTACA TAACCATCGCCGCCAACGGCACGATCCAGCTGGCGAACCCCGGCTCCGACGGTCTCCAGGGCCTGCAGGCGCTCACCATGACCACGGCGGCCTCGGCCCAGCAGGGGACCACCATCCTGCAGTACGCCCAGACCTCCGATGGCCAACAGATACTGGTGCCTAGCAACCAGGTGGTCGTACAAG GCGCCGGAGGAGAGATGCAGACGTACCAGATCCACACCCCCGCCCAGAGCTCCCTGGGCCAGACGGTGGTGATGAGCTCCCCGGTCAGCATGTCGTCCCACACCAAGAGCGACGACCCCACCATGAAGAGGGAGATACGGCTCGCAAAAAACAG AGAGGCCGCACGGGAATGCCGGCGCAAGAAAAAGGAATACGTGAAATGTCTGGAAAACCGCGTGGCGGTTCTGGAGAACCAGAACAAGACTCTGATCGAGGAACTGAAAACATTAAAGGACCTGTATTGTGTGAAGACAGGATAG
- the tmt1a.1 gene encoding methyltransferase-like protein 7A: MELLMNFLTLFFKVLTLPLQLIEAVGLYQWYKGFFALLMSKISVSYNAKMDDKKRDLFSNLPDFKKPSEPLTVLEIGCGTGTNFKYYPPGCKVICTDPNRHFKKYLEKGMSENTHLSFERFLVAAGEDMGSIEDEAVDAVVATLVLCSVRDMTRTIQEAHRMLRPGGALFFMEHVVAERSSWTYFFQHVLQPMWYYFGDGCELTRSTWNDLEAAGFSELKLKRIEAPLNFLIKPHIVGYAVK, encoded by the exons ATGGAGCTGCTTATGAACTTTCTTACCTTGTTCTTTAAGGTGTTGACGTTGCCCCTCCAACTGATCGAAGCAGTTGGTCTCTACCAATGGTACAAAGGCTTCTTCGCGTTGCTCATGTCCAAAATTAGCGTATCGTACAATGCGAAAATGGACGACAAAAAGAGGGACCTGTTCAGCAACCTTCCGGACTTCAAGAAGCCCTCCGAGCCGCTAACCGTCCTGGAGATAGGCTGCGGGACCGGGACCAACTTCAAATACTACCCACCTGGCTGCAAAGTCATCTGCACCGATCCCAACAGACACTTCAAGAAATACCTGGAGAAGGGTATGAGCGAGAACACCCACCTGTCTTTCGAGAGGTTCTTGGTGGCGGCCGGGGAGGACATGGGGTCGATTGAGGACGAGGCTGTTGACGCCGTTGTGGCCACCCTGGTGCTGTGCTCTGTGCGGGACATGACCCGCACCATTCAGGAGGCCCACCGCATGCTCAGGCCC GGGGGAGCCCTCTTCTTCATGGAGCACGTGGTCGCAGAGCGCTCCTCCTGGACCTACTTCTTCCAGCACGTTCTCCAGCCCATGTGGTACTACTTTGGCGATGGCTGTGAGCTGACCCGGTCGACCTGGAACGACCTGGAGGCCGCTGGGTTCTCCGAGCTCAAACTGAAGCGCATCGAGGCTCCCCTCAACTTCCTGATCAAGCCACACATCGTGGGCTACGCCGTCAAGTAG